In Paenibacillus thermoaerophilus, the following proteins share a genomic window:
- a CDS encoding TylF/MycF/NovP-related O-methyltransferase yields the protein MSESYRPMGMIGKHHRPSDFEAYRLTEETFESSGLSVFNKLEAFPRFATKRSLAKFLCRYEVYKQVLGINGSFVECGVFNGGGLFTWAQLANIYEPANHSRKIIGFDTFSGFPSVGERDQEPDREFKAGDLKGETLEQLSRSVQKYNAERYLSHIPNIELVQGDFMQTGEAFLERNKHLMVALLYLDFDLYEPTKKALELFLPRMGKGSIVCFDELNCASFPGETTALYEMLPIRETSIRRFPTDPWLSYVVL from the coding sequence ATGAGCGAATCGTATAGGCCGATGGGCATGATCGGCAAGCATCACCGCCCGAGCGATTTCGAAGCGTACCGGTTGACGGAGGAGACGTTCGAATCGTCGGGGCTGTCCGTGTTCAACAAGCTCGAAGCGTTCCCCCGCTTCGCCACGAAGCGAAGCCTCGCGAAGTTTCTCTGCCGATACGAGGTCTACAAGCAGGTGCTCGGGATCAACGGCAGCTTCGTGGAATGCGGCGTCTTTAACGGAGGCGGCCTGTTTACGTGGGCGCAACTGGCCAACATCTACGAACCTGCCAACCACTCGCGCAAAATTATCGGATTCGACACGTTCTCCGGGTTCCCTTCGGTCGGCGAGCGGGACCAAGAGCCCGACCGTGAGTTCAAAGCGGGCGATCTGAAGGGAGAAACGCTCGAACAGTTAAGCCGGTCTGTGCAAAAATATAACGCCGAACGGTATTTGTCCCACATCCCGAACATCGAGCTGGTGCAGGGTGATTTCATGCAGACGGGCGAAGCGTTCCTGGAGCGGAACAAGCATCTGATGGTGGCGCTGCTTTATCTCGATTTCGACCTGTACGAACCGACCAAAAAAGCGCTGGAGCTGTTTTTGCCCCGCATGGGCAAAGGCTCGATCGTCTGCTTCGACGAGCTCAATTGCGCTTCCTTCCCCGGGGAGACGACGGCTCTGTACGAGATGCTGCCGATCCGCGAGACGTCGATCCGGCGCTTTCCGACCGATCCTTGGCTGTCATACGTCGTCCTGTAA